One Defluviimonas sp. SAOS-178_SWC DNA window includes the following coding sequences:
- a CDS encoding TetR/AcrR family transcriptional regulator: MTAPERISKRNAIRRENERVILEAAEKVFAEAGFGGATMQLIADMAGLPKANLHYYFATKEDLYRKVVRQIFEIWLHAAEVFDKAPGPVEGIGAYIDAKMEISRRHPFGSKVWASEVMHGAPVIQDYLETTLRDWTEGRAGVIQRWVDEGKMAPVDPRHLLYMLWATTQHYADFGHQIETLNGGKPLSDRQWKAAKDSVKTIILRGISALPA, from the coding sequence ATGACCGCACCCGAACGCATCTCGAAGCGAAACGCGATCCGCCGGGAAAATGAGCGGGTGATCCTGGAGGCTGCCGAAAAAGTGTTCGCCGAGGCGGGGTTCGGGGGGGCGACGATGCAACTCATCGCCGACATGGCGGGGCTGCCGAAGGCCAACCTGCATTACTATTTCGCGACGAAGGAAGACCTCTACCGCAAGGTCGTCCGGCAGATCTTCGAAATCTGGCTGCACGCGGCCGAAGTCTTCGACAAAGCACCGGGGCCCGTCGAGGGGATCGGCGCCTATATCGACGCGAAGATGGAAATCTCGCGGCGGCATCCGTTCGGATCGAAGGTCTGGGCGTCGGAGGTGATGCACGGCGCGCCGGTCATCCAGGACTACCTGGAAACTACGCTCAGGGACTGGACCGAAGGCCGCGCCGGGGTCATCCAGCGCTGGGTGGACGAAGGCAAGATGGCCCCCGTCGATCCGCGTCACCTGCTCTACATGCTCTGGGCGACGACCCAGCATTACGCCGATTTCGGCCACCAGATCGAGACGCTGAACGGCGGCAAGCCGCTTTCGGACCGGCAGTGGAAAGCCGCGAAGGACAGCGTCAAGACGATCATCCTGCGCGGAATCTCGGCGCTTCCGGCCTAG
- a CDS encoding DUF6639 family protein, with protein MKGALISGVAVVFVLSAAAICGALRADTVACADAVFTVSADSGEVAAAACDALVSARASLAECGIEPTRPISVSIVDAPSHPQFGVCLGYFDARNDCIEVADPKGYAALLPESDARRDLPVDVVFRGLIAHELAHALVAHNADQARIAPAGHEFIASVFEMTAYGEEAREALLAADPVRPKGSRDMVNPGIYALAPRVFANNAWQLFQGAEDGCAMIRDILGGQVSLPFK; from the coding sequence ATGAAGGGTGCGCTCATTTCTGGCGTTGCGGTGGTATTCGTGCTCTCTGCCGCGGCCATCTGCGGCGCGCTTCGGGCCGACACCGTGGCGTGCGCGGATGCGGTCTTTACCGTCTCGGCCGATAGCGGCGAGGTCGCGGCGGCGGCCTGTGATGCCCTGGTCTCGGCCCGTGCGTCGCTGGCCGAATGCGGGATCGAACCGACGCGGCCGATCTCCGTTTCGATTGTCGATGCCCCGTCGCATCCGCAATTCGGCGTGTGCCTCGGCTACTTCGATGCCCGGAACGACTGTATCGAGGTGGCCGATCCGAAGGGATACGCGGCACTTCTTCCCGAAAGCGATGCCCGGCGCGACCTGCCGGTGGACGTCGTGTTCCGCGGGCTCATTGCGCACGAACTCGCCCACGCGCTGGTCGCGCACAACGCGGATCAGGCGCGGATCGCCCCGGCGGGCCATGAATTCATCGCCAGCGTCTTCGAGATGACCGCCTATGGCGAAGAGGCGCGGGAGGCGCTGCTGGCCGCCGATCCCGTGCGGCCGAAAGGCTCGCGCGACATGGTCAATCCCGGCATATATGCGCTCGCCCCGCGCGTCTTTGCCAACAATGCCTGGCAGCTGTTCCAGGGCGCGGAGGATGGTTGCGCGATGATACGGGACATTCTCGGCGGACAGGTGTCGCTGCCCTTCAAGTGA
- a CDS encoding ACT domain-containing protein — protein MTNPPRPISDGARMIVEMTPELLPGEYVFCTIPAPDRAEPLIREALAIFREEEGLSLILARDRAAAAGVATDAVMRCIRLNVYSALDGVGLTAAVAGVLAEAGIACNMVAAFHHDHAFVPADRAEEAVALLVALQSAGTASH, from the coding sequence GTGACGAACCCTCCCCGGCCGATCTCCGACGGCGCCCGCATGATCGTGGAGATGACACCGGAATTACTTCCGGGCGAATACGTCTTCTGCACGATCCCGGCGCCGGATCGGGCTGAGCCGCTGATCCGCGAGGCGCTGGCGATCTTCCGTGAAGAGGAGGGCCTGTCGCTGATCCTTGCCAGGGACCGCGCGGCCGCAGCGGGGGTCGCGACCGATGCGGTCATGCGCTGCATCCGGCTCAACGTCTATTCGGCGCTCGACGGGGTGGGACTGACAGCTGCGGTTGCGGGTGTACTCGCGGAGGCCGGCATCGCCTGCAACATGGTCGCGGCCTTTCACCACGACCATGCCTTCGTTCCCGCAGACCGGGCGGAAGAGGCGGTTGCGCTTCTGGTGGCCTTGCAGAGCGCCGGTACCGCGTCGCACTGA
- a CDS encoding class I SAM-dependent methyltransferase, with protein sequence MNLLHFTIRKPSEQQVFHGSRARILYELIGWWFRDATDLRFMNYGYAFESDRDVPKIRPEDEAERYCAHLYHAVAAQADLRGRRVLDIGSGRGGGASYVHRYRGPSETVGCDVAEHAIDFCTRLYADIPGLSFRRGNAMDLPFDAAEFDAILNVESSHCYPSRAAFFAEVFRVLKPGGHFLYTDFTPPRTDPAAERLRVGADLAAAGFAEAQLRDITSNILRGLDHDDDRRHREIKARFPFGTRRFAHLWAGTRGSWIYRDFAEGRRAYLMYRASKPDLAGTAHGAGPQSGAAATNSSAEPVRTPA encoded by the coding sequence GTGAACCTTTTGCATTTCACCATCAGAAAACCGAGCGAACAGCAGGTCTTTCACGGATCGCGCGCCAGGATCCTCTACGAATTGATCGGCTGGTGGTTTCGCGATGCCACCGACCTGCGTTTCATGAACTACGGCTACGCGTTCGAGAGCGACCGCGACGTGCCGAAGATCCGCCCCGAGGACGAGGCGGAGCGCTACTGCGCCCATCTCTATCACGCTGTCGCAGCGCAAGCCGACCTGAGGGGGCGCCGGGTGCTCGACATCGGATCGGGCCGGGGCGGCGGCGCGTCCTACGTACACCGGTATCGCGGCCCATCGGAGACGGTGGGGTGCGACGTGGCGGAACACGCGATCGACTTTTGCACTCGACTTTACGCCGATATACCGGGGCTGAGCTTCCGGCGCGGCAATGCGATGGACCTGCCCTTCGACGCGGCGGAATTCGACGCTATTCTGAATGTCGAAAGTTCGCACTGCTACCCCAGCCGCGCCGCGTTCTTCGCCGAGGTTTTCCGGGTCCTCAAGCCCGGGGGGCACTTTCTTTACACCGATTTCACTCCGCCCCGGACCGATCCGGCGGCCGAGCGCCTGCGTGTCGGTGCCGATCTGGCGGCGGCGGGGTTCGCCGAGGCCCAACTTCGGGACATAACGTCGAACATCCTGCGCGGCCTCGACCACGACGACGACCGCCGGCACCGCGAGATCAAGGCGCGTTTCCCCTTCGGCACAAGGCGCTTCGCGCATCTCTGGGCCGGTACACGCGGCTCGTGGATCTATCGGGATTTCGCGGAGGGACGACGGGCTTACCTCATGTACCGGGCGTCGAAACCGGACCTTGCCGGAACCGCGCATGGCGCCGGACCCCAATCCGGCGCGGCGGCCACGAATTCGTCGGCAGAGCCGGTCCGCACACCGGCCTGA
- a CDS encoding TetR family transcriptional regulator C-terminal domain-containing protein encodes MEENEPAERPLTRIQQKNRQTILEAALEVFSQHGFRGATLDQIAEVAGLSKPNLLYYFPSKEAIHVELLSTLMDAWLDPLRALDPAGDPVEEILGYMRRKLELSRDYPRESRLFANEVLQGAPRMMEALRGDLKSLVDEKATVLTRWTTAGRIADVPPHHLIFSIWALTQHYADFDVQVRAVLGEGHDPYAEAQGFLDTLFRKLLAP; translated from the coding sequence GTGGAGGAAAACGAGCCGGCCGAACGGCCGCTGACGCGGATTCAGCAGAAGAACCGGCAGACCATCCTCGAGGCGGCGCTGGAGGTGTTTTCCCAACACGGCTTCCGCGGCGCGACGCTTGACCAGATCGCCGAGGTGGCGGGGTTGTCGAAACCGAACCTGCTCTACTACTTCCCCTCGAAGGAGGCGATCCATGTGGAGCTTCTGTCCACCCTGATGGATGCCTGGCTCGATCCCCTCAGGGCGCTCGATCCGGCGGGCGATCCGGTGGAGGAGATCCTCGGCTATATGCGCCGCAAGCTGGAACTCAGCCGCGACTATCCGCGCGAAAGCCGGCTTTTCGCGAATGAAGTCCTGCAAGGCGCGCCCCGGATGATGGAGGCGCTTCGGGGCGACCTGAAATCGCTCGTGGACGAGAAGGCCACCGTCCTCACCCGCTGGACCACGGCGGGCCGCATCGCCGATGTGCCGCCGCACCACCTGATCTTCTCGATCTGGGCCCTGACCCAGCACTACGCGGATTTCGACGTGCAGGTGCGCGCGGTTCTCGGCGAAGGTCACGATCCCTATGCCGAGGCGCAGGGTTTTCTCGACACGCTCTTTCGCAAGCTTCTCGCCCCCTGA
- the preA gene encoding NAD-dependent dihydropyrimidine dehydrogenase subunit PreA, which translates to MADLTTNFIGIKSPNPFWLASAPPTDKEYNVRRAFEAGWGGVVWKTLGSEGPPIVNVNGPRYGAIWGADRRLLGLNNVELITDRPLEVNLREIKSVKRDYPDRALVISLMVPCDEESWKDILKRIEDTGADGVELNFGCPHGMSERGMGSAVGQVPEYIEMVTRWVKQYSRTPCIVKLTPNITDIRKPAEAAKRGGADAVSLINTINSITSVNLDSFSPEPSIDGKGAHGGYCGPAVKPIALSMVSEIARAEVTRGMPISGIGGVTTWRDAAEFMALGAGNVQVCTAAMTYGFKVVQEMISGLSQYLDEKSMTSTADLVGRAVPNVTDWQYLNLNYVTKAEIDQDLCIKCGRCFAACEDTSHQAIAMSDDRTFSVKDEECVACNLCIDVCPVENCITMRPLAKGEVDPRTGKTVGDYANWTTHPNNPMAVKAAE; encoded by the coding sequence ATGGCCGATCTGACCACCAATTTCATCGGGATCAAGTCCCCCAACCCCTTCTGGCTCGCCTCGGCCCCGCCGACGGACAAGGAATACAACGTCCGCCGCGCCTTCGAGGCCGGGTGGGGCGGCGTCGTCTGGAAGACGCTCGGCTCCGAAGGGCCGCCGATCGTCAACGTCAACGGCCCGCGCTACGGCGCGATCTGGGGGGCGGACCGGCGGCTTCTCGGGCTGAACAACGTCGAACTGATCACCGACCGGCCGCTCGAGGTGAACCTGCGCGAGATCAAGTCGGTGAAGCGCGACTACCCGGACCGGGCGCTTGTGATCAGCCTCATGGTGCCCTGCGACGAGGAAAGCTGGAAGGACATCCTGAAGCGGATCGAGGATACCGGCGCCGACGGGGTGGAACTCAACTTCGGCTGCCCCCACGGGATGAGCGAGCGCGGCATGGGTTCGGCTGTAGGGCAAGTGCCGGAGTATATCGAGATGGTGACGCGCTGGGTGAAGCAGTATTCCCGCACGCCCTGCATCGTGAAGCTCACGCCCAACATCACCGATATCCGCAAACCGGCCGAAGCCGCCAAGCGCGGCGGCGCGGATGCGGTGAGCCTCATCAACACGATCAACTCGATCACCTCCGTGAACCTCGACAGCTTCAGCCCCGAGCCTTCGATCGACGGCAAGGGCGCGCATGGCGGCTACTGCGGACCGGCGGTGAAGCCGATCGCCCTCAGCATGGTGTCGGAAATTGCCCGCGCCGAGGTGACGCGGGGAATGCCGATCTCCGGCATCGGCGGGGTCACGACCTGGCGCGATGCGGCTGAGTTCATGGCGCTTGGCGCGGGCAACGTGCAGGTCTGCACGGCGGCGATGACCTATGGCTTCAAGGTCGTGCAGGAGATGATCTCGGGACTGTCGCAATATCTCGATGAGAAAAGCATGACCTCCACCGCCGACCTCGTGGGTCGTGCGGTGCCGAACGTCACCGATTGGCAATACCTCAACCTCAACTACGTCACCAAGGCCGAGATCGACCAGGACCTCTGCATCAAGTGCGGTCGCTGCTTTGCCGCCTGCGAGGACACCTCGCACCAGGCCATCGCGATGTCGGACGACCGGACCTTCAGCGTCAAGGACGAGGAATGCGTCGCCTGCAACCTTTGCATCGACGTCTGTCCGGTCGAAAACTGTATCACCATGCGACCGCTCGCGAAGGGAGAGGTCGATCCCCGGACCGGCAAGACCGTGGGCGACTACGCGAACTGGACGACCCATCCGAACAACCCCATGGCGGTGAAGGCGGCCGAATAG
- a CDS encoding ABC transporter ATP-binding protein, which translates to MKDTLTTAPVIEAKGLGLTFQTNDGPVHALKDVTLTIGKGEFVSFIGPSGCGKTTFLRAIAALEYPTEGTLSVNGMSPDAARQARAYGYVFQAAGLYPWRTIAGNIKLPLEIMGFSKAEQAARVERVLALVDLEGFGRKFPWQLSGGMQQRASIARALAFDADILLMDEPFGALDEIVRDRLNEELLKLWARTEKTIGFVTHSIPEAVYLSTKIVVMSPRPGRITDVIESTLPRERPLDIRDSPEFIAIAHRVREGLRAGHGDEV; encoded by the coding sequence ATGAAGGACACCCTCACCACCGCGCCGGTCATCGAGGCGAAGGGGCTGGGGCTGACCTTCCAGACCAATGACGGGCCGGTCCATGCGCTGAAGGATGTGACCCTGACCATCGGGAAGGGGGAGTTCGTCTCGTTCATCGGGCCGTCGGGTTGCGGCAAGACGACGTTTCTGCGCGCCATCGCGGCGTTGGAGTATCCGACCGAAGGCACGCTGAGCGTCAACGGGATGAGCCCCGATGCCGCCCGGCAGGCGCGGGCCTACGGTTACGTGTTCCAGGCGGCGGGGCTGTATCCGTGGCGGACGATCGCCGGAAACATCAAGCTTCCGCTTGAAATCATGGGGTTTTCCAAGGCGGAACAGGCGGCCCGGGTGGAGCGGGTCCTGGCACTCGTCGACCTTGAAGGGTTCGGCAGGAAGTTTCCCTGGCAGCTTTCGGGCGGCATGCAGCAGCGCGCCTCCATCGCGCGGGCCTTGGCTTTCGACGCAGATATCCTCCTCATGGACGAGCCCTTCGGGGCCTTGGATGAGATCGTGCGCGACCGGCTCAACGAGGAGCTTCTGAAGCTCTGGGCGCGGACGGAGAAGACCATCGGTTTCGTTACCCATTCGATCCCGGAGGCGGTGTATCTGTCCACCAAGATCGTCGTGATGTCGCCCCGGCCGGGGCGGATCACCGACGTCATCGAAAGCACGTTGCCGCGGGAAAGGCCGCTCGATATCCGTGACAGCCCGGAATTCATCGCCATCGCGCACCGGGTGCGCGAGGGGCTGAGGGCGGGGCATGGCGATGAGGTCTGA
- the hydA gene encoding dihydropyrimidinase: MTTVIKNGTIVTADLTYKADVLIDGGKITQIGENLKGDKVLDATGCYVMPGGIDPHTHLEMPFMGTYSTDDFESGTRAALAGGTTMVVDFVLPGQGQGLIDAKKMWHNKSTRANCDYSYHMAVTWWGEQVFNEMKDVIEKEGITTFKHFMAYKGALMVNDDEMYASFKRLGELGGIALVHAENGDVVAELSAKLLADGNAGPEAHAYSRPPQVEGEATNRAIMIADMAGVPLYVVHTSCEDAHEAIRRARMQGKRVWGEPLIQHLTLDESEYFNPDWDHAARRVMSPPFRNKKHQDSLWAGLQSGSLSVVATDHCAFTTDQKRFGVGDFTKIPNGTGGLEDRMPMLWTHGVNTGRLTPNEFVAVTSTNIAKILNCYPKKGAVLVGADADIVVWDPERTKTISAKAQQSAIDYNVFEGHEVKGLPRYTLTRGMVAVNDGTVETKEGHGEFVRRAAGNPVNTALSSWKELTNPRPVQRTGIPASGV; this comes from the coding sequence ATGACCACAGTCATCAAGAACGGCACCATCGTCACCGCCGATCTGACCTACAAGGCGGATGTGCTGATCGACGGCGGCAAGATCACCCAGATTGGGGAAAACCTCAAGGGTGACAAGGTGCTCGACGCGACCGGCTGCTACGTCATGCCGGGCGGGATCGACCCGCATACGCATCTGGAAATGCCCTTCATGGGCACCTATTCCACCGACGATTTCGAGAGCGGCACCCGCGCGGCCCTCGCCGGCGGCACGACGATGGTCGTCGATTTCGTGCTGCCGGGGCAGGGGCAGGGGCTGATCGACGCCAAGAAGATGTGGCACAACAAGTCCACGCGGGCCAACTGCGACTACTCCTACCACATGGCGGTGACCTGGTGGGGCGAGCAGGTCTTCAACGAGATGAAGGACGTGATCGAGAAGGAGGGGATCACCACCTTCAAGCATTTCATGGCCTACAAGGGCGCGCTCATGGTCAATGACGATGAGATGTATGCCTCGTTCAAGCGGCTCGGCGAACTGGGCGGGATCGCGCTGGTCCATGCCGAGAACGGCGACGTAGTGGCGGAACTGTCGGCCAAGCTTCTGGCCGACGGCAATGCCGGACCCGAAGCCCATGCCTATTCCCGCCCCCCGCAGGTCGAGGGCGAGGCGACGAACCGCGCGATCATGATCGCCGACATGGCGGGCGTGCCGCTTTACGTCGTGCATACGAGCTGCGAGGACGCGCATGAGGCGATCCGCCGGGCGCGGATGCAGGGCAAGCGGGTCTGGGGCGAGCCGCTGATCCAGCACCTGACGCTGGACGAGAGCGAGTATTTCAACCCCGACTGGGACCATGCCGCGCGGCGCGTGATGAGCCCGCCGTTCCGCAACAAGAAGCATCAGGACAGCCTTTGGGCCGGGTTGCAGTCCGGCTCGCTCTCCGTCGTCGCGACCGACCACTGCGCCTTCACAACCGATCAGAAGCGCTTCGGCGTCGGCGATTTCACCAAGATCCCGAACGGGACCGGGGGGCTTGAGGACCGGATGCCGATGCTCTGGACGCATGGGGTGAATACCGGCCGCCTGACGCCCAACGAATTCGTCGCGGTCACCTCAACGAACATCGCCAAGATATTGAATTGCTATCCGAAAAAGGGTGCGGTTCTTGTCGGGGCCGATGCCGATATCGTGGTCTGGGATCCCGAGCGGACGAAGACCATTTCCGCGAAGGCGCAGCAGTCGGCCATCGACTACAACGTCTTCGAGGGCCACGAAGTCAAGGGTCTGCCGCGCTACACGCTGACCCGTGGCATGGTCGCGGTGAACGACGGCACGGTCGAGACCAAGGAGGGCCACGGCGAATTCGTCCGGCGCGCGGCCGGCAACCCGGTCAACACGGCGCTGTCGTCGTGGAAGGAACTGACGAACCCGCGTCCCGTGCAGCGGACGGGCATTCCGGCGAGCGGGGTGTGA
- a CDS encoding cupin domain-containing protein — protein MRPTCKATRSIEEPHLRATRFDFEPGAETGWHVHGADYVIVAVTDCEMLLEEPGGGTRRVTVPAGTAYSRKAGVEHNVVNAGPNAMTFVEVELL, from the coding sequence ATGCGCCCGACCTGCAAAGCCACGCGTTCCATCGAAGAGCCGCATCTGCGCGCCACCCGGTTCGATTTCGAGCCGGGCGCCGAGACCGGCTGGCACGTTCATGGTGCGGACTATGTCATCGTCGCCGTCACCGATTGCGAGATGCTGCTCGAAGAACCCGGTGGCGGAACGCGTCGGGTCACGGTGCCGGCCGGTACCGCCTATTCCCGCAAGGCCGGGGTGGAGCACAATGTCGTCAATGCCGGTCCGAACGCGATGACCTTCGTCGAGGTCGAACTGCTGTGA
- a CDS encoding ABC transporter permease yields the protein MKSFLPILTVLAAIVALWYAATVWLNAQWTYDQAARAGVEVTLPELLADTMAQERPVLPAPHQVAAGLWEGLFGQKVSSKRSLVYHGQVTLSATLVGFVIGTLAGILLAVGIVHNRAMDLSVMPWAIASQTIPILAIAPMVIVVLASVGVTGLLPKAIISAYLSFFPVVVGMVKGLRSPDAMQLDLLRTYSAGRWDTFWKLRLPASMPYLFASLKVSVAASLVGAIVGELPAGASAGLGARLLSGSYYGQTIQIWAALFAAAILAAGLVMIIGVIERGTLRRMGMVR from the coding sequence GTGAAATCCTTTCTGCCGATCCTCACCGTTCTCGCCGCTATCGTGGCGCTCTGGTATGCGGCGACCGTTTGGCTGAATGCGCAATGGACCTACGACCAGGCGGCGCGGGCCGGGGTCGAGGTGACGTTGCCTGAGCTTCTGGCCGACACGATGGCGCAGGAACGCCCGGTCCTGCCGGCGCCGCACCAGGTGGCGGCGGGACTTTGGGAGGGGCTATTCGGGCAGAAGGTGAGCTCGAAGCGGAGCCTCGTCTATCACGGGCAGGTCACACTCTCGGCGACGCTGGTCGGCTTCGTCATCGGCACGCTCGCGGGGATTCTCCTTGCTGTCGGGATCGTCCATAACCGGGCGATGGATCTGAGCGTGATGCCCTGGGCCATCGCCAGCCAGACCATCCCGATCCTCGCCATCGCGCCGATGGTGATCGTGGTTCTGGCCTCGGTCGGGGTGACAGGGCTTTTGCCGAAGGCGATCATCTCGGCCTATCTCAGCTTCTTCCCGGTCGTCGTCGGCATGGTGAAGGGGCTAAGGAGCCCCGACGCGATGCAGCTTGACCTTCTGAGGACCTACAGCGCGGGGCGCTGGGACACGTTCTGGAAGCTGCGGCTGCCGGCCTCGATGCCCTATCTCTTCGCTTCGCTCAAGGTCTCGGTCGCGGCCTCGCTCGTCGGCGCGATCGTGGGCGAATTGCCGGCGGGGGCCTCGGCGGGGCTTGGCGCGCGGCTTCTGTCGGGGAGCTATTACGGCCAGACGATCCAGATCTGGGCGGCGCTTTTCGCCGCGGCGATCCTCGCGGCCGGTCTGGTGATGATCATCGGCGTGATCGAGCGCGGCACGCTGCGCCGCATGGGGATGGTGCGATGA
- a CDS encoding ABC transporter permease: MIWLWGAVIFWLAAWAFNVWLANRKVARSRVVRLFIPALFGVTLLILWEGAVRGLGVPGVILPAPSAIWATILASVPVLAGDFVQTILKGALSGYVIGCGAAVLTAIAIDRSPFLKAGLLPVGNFVAALPIVGIAPILVMWFGFDWQSKAAVVVVMVFFPVLVNTVAGLAATDRMQRDLMATYSASYWQTLFKLRLPAAMPFIFNGLKIATTLALIGAIVAEFFGSPIRGMGFRISTAVGQLALDMVWAEIAVAALAGSAFYGLVALIEKSVTFWHPSQRARS, encoded by the coding sequence ATGATCTGGTTGTGGGGCGCGGTGATCTTCTGGCTCGCGGCCTGGGCGTTCAACGTCTGGCTCGCCAACCGGAAGGTCGCGCGGAGCCGGGTGGTGCGGCTCTTCATTCCGGCGCTTTTCGGGGTGACTCTGCTCATTCTCTGGGAAGGGGCGGTGCGGGGGCTCGGCGTACCCGGCGTGATACTGCCCGCGCCCTCGGCGATCTGGGCGACGATCCTCGCCTCGGTGCCGGTCCTTGCGGGCGATTTCGTGCAGACGATCCTGAAAGGCGCGCTGTCGGGCTATGTCATCGGCTGCGGCGCGGCGGTGCTGACGGCGATCGCCATCGACCGCTCGCCTTTCCTGAAGGCGGGGCTCTTGCCGGTCGGGAACTTCGTCGCGGCGTTGCCCATTGTCGGCATCGCGCCGATCCTCGTCATGTGGTTCGGCTTCGACTGGCAGTCGAAGGCGGCGGTCGTCGTTGTGATGGTCTTCTTCCCGGTCCTCGTGAACACCGTCGCGGGGCTTGCCGCCACAGACCGGATGCAGCGCGACCTGATGGCGACCTATTCGGCGAGCTATTGGCAGACGCTGTTCAAGCTGCGGCTGCCGGCGGCGATGCCGTTCATCTTCAACGGGCTGAAGATCGCGACTACGCTTGCGCTCATCGGCGCCATCGTCGCGGAATTTTTCGGCTCTCCCATCCGGGGGATGGGATTTCGCATCTCGACGGCCGTGGGCCAGCTTGCGCTGGACATGGTCTGGGCTGAGATTGCCGTGGCGGCCCTGGCCGGTTCGGCATTTTACGGGCTTGTGGCGCTGATCGAGAAGAGCGTCACGTTCTGGCATCCGTCGCAGCGCGCGCGGAGCTGA
- a CDS encoding Zn-dependent hydrolase — MPAPGENLRINSARLWETLMEMAKIGPGVAGGNNRQTLTDDDARGRELFKSWCEAAGMTMGVDQMGTMFARREGTDPDALPVYMGSHLDTQPTGGKYDGVLGVLGALEVVRTMNDLGVKTRHPIVVVNWTNEEGTRFAPAMLASGVFAGMHEQGWAYDRKDAEGKAFGDELKRIGWVGEEKVGARKMHALFELHIEQGPILEAEGRDIGVVTHGQGLWWLEVRLTGKDAHTGSTPMHMRVNAGLGMARITEAVHEIAMAHQPNAVGAVGQANVYPNSRNVIPGKAVFTIDIRSPDIAKLTSMRDQIEHAAQQIARDLGLGIEIEPTGHFDPVTFDPGCVGAVRSAAERLGYSHMNIVSGAGHDACWINRVAPTAMIMCPCVDGLSHNEAEEISPEWAAAGTDVLLHAVLETAEVVG; from the coding sequence ATGCCCGCACCCGGAGAGAATCTCAGGATCAATTCCGCACGTCTGTGGGAAACCCTCATGGAGATGGCCAAGATCGGCCCCGGCGTGGCGGGCGGCAACAACCGCCAGACGCTGACCGATGACGACGCCAGGGGGCGGGAGCTTTTCAAGTCCTGGTGCGAGGCCGCCGGCATGACGATGGGCGTCGACCAGATGGGCACGATGTTCGCCCGGCGCGAGGGGACGGACCCGGACGCGCTGCCGGTCTACATGGGCTCGCACCTCGACACCCAGCCGACGGGCGGGAAATATGACGGGGTTCTCGGTGTCCTAGGCGCCCTGGAGGTGGTGCGGACGATGAACGACCTTGGGGTCAAGACCAGGCACCCTATCGTGGTCGTCAACTGGACAAACGAGGAGGGGACGCGCTTCGCCCCTGCCATGCTCGCCTCCGGCGTCTTCGCCGGGATGCACGAGCAGGGCTGGGCCTATGACCGCAAGGATGCCGAGGGCAAGGCTTTCGGCGACGAGTTGAAGCGCATCGGCTGGGTCGGCGAGGAAAAGGTCGGCGCCCGCAAGATGCACGCGCTTTTCGAGCTGCATATCGAGCAGGGCCCGATCCTCGAAGCCGAGGGAAGGGATATCGGCGTCGTGACCCACGGGCAGGGCCTCTGGTGGCTGGAAGTGCGGCTGACGGGGAAGGACGCCCATACCGGCTCCACGCCCATGCATATGCGGGTCAATGCCGGGCTCGGTATGGCGCGGATCACGGAAGCCGTGCACGAGATCGCGATGGCGCACCAGCCGAACGCGGTGGGGGCGGTCGGGCAGGCGAACGTCTACCCGAATTCGAGGAACGTCATTCCGGGCAAGGCGGTCTTCACCATCGACATCCGCTCACCCGACATCGCCAAGCTGACCTCGATGCGGGACCAGATCGAGCATGCCGCCCAGCAGATCGCCCGCGACCTCGGCCTCGGGATCGAGATCGAGCCGACGGGGCATTTCGACCCGGTGACCTTCGACCCCGGCTGCGTCGGGGCTGTGCGCTCGGCGGCGGAGCGGCTCGGTTATTCCCACATGAACATCGTCTCGGGCGCCGGCCACGACGCCTGCTGGATCAACCGCGTGGCGCCGACCGCGATGATCATGTGCCCCTGCGTGGACGGGCTTTCGCACAACGAGGCCGAGGAGATCAGCCCGGAATGGGCGGCGGCGGGGACGGATGTGCTGCTGCACGCGGTTCTGGAGACGGCGGAGGTCGTGGGTTGA